DNA sequence from the Nicotiana tomentosiformis chromosome 3, ASM39032v3, whole genome shotgun sequence genome:
GTAGTCATCAACTATGACGaaaatgtacttctttcctcctctacttggcaccctcataggtccacacagatccttatggaggagatcaagtggccttgaggtgctaACTTCATTTTTGGGCTTGAAGGAGGACCTGACTGGCTTTCCTcttacacatgcatcacacaccttgttATCTTTGAACCTTGACTTGGGCAGCCCACGAACCAGATCCTTCTTGACCAACTTGTTCAGCAACGAAAAGCTTGCATGTCCCAATCTTCCGTGTCACAGCtcaccatcatcatcaataacACTTAAACATGTAAGATCTCCATTGTGCAAAGACTCAAAATCAGTAACATAGATATTTTTGAATCTTTTTGCCATCTGAACCACTTCACCAGTCACAAGATTGGTGACAGTACAAATCTTTGATAAGAATTCAACTTTGTTTCCTTTATCGCGAATTTGAGAGCCACTCAGTAGGCTATATTTCAAGTCAATCACATAGTACACATTTTTATTTGAATGAGTGAGTGTCTTCCCAACTCTTCctactcccagaatgtatccctttttgccattGTCAAAGGATACACTCCTTCCTTGTAGGtctttgagtgaaaggaaatcatcaGTGCTTCCAGTCTATGCTTAGAGCAGCCATTATCCATATTCCATATTCGGCTGCTTCGTTTCACTACTCCCTACACAAGAAAATCAAGGATTAGACTAAGGAACTCAAACAAGTTTAGATCCCTTGTAGTGAGAAAAAGGGTAAATTAAACTTCTTTTTGTCCAAGCAAGCATTACACATTTTTTATTGGAGGGACCGGGTTCTTTAACAGTAGTTACCTTTCcaacaaaaattttatttttctgttgggcCTGAAATCTATCCTTACAAGTTTCTTTAAAGTACCCAGTGTTAtcacagtgagtgcaaagccagtTATTAAGGACAGTAACATACTTACTATGTGGATTGTAGGGAGTCTTTTCCTTTTGGAACTCTATTCCGCGCTTGTTCCCCCTGTTGCTTTTATACATGGCAATGATtgtatcagaggaccaggtccactttagagatttttctaggtcatttttaactcTGCCTAGGTCTTCCTGAAGTTGTCTGTTTCTTTCAAGTTCAGCAGTTTAGGAAAAAtgcaataatataataataaagttTTGCCGTTTTGTCTTTCGCACAGAAGTCTATCTGTCTTCATTCCAATCATCGTAGTTCGATCGATCAACTACGCCCATCCACAGGCTAGATTTTaccattttgagctcattttcaagcctaaggtgtgcctcacttgcaacttcctttcttTTTTGGGTGTTCCCAGAGCTGTTTTCCCTTTtcagttcctcaattgtttctTTTAGATCCACAACTACTACCAACAGGCCATATCTCTCACGCTCTACGTTTTCAATTTTCTTAGTAAGATCATCTTTTTCTTTCCTTAAATCCTCAATGGTTTCTTTTAAATCAACCACTATGACTATCAGATCATCTCTCTCATATTCTACCTCTCCTAGTTTTACAGTTAGCACATTTTTATCATTGATGAGATTATGATAAGCATCAATTAGAACATTAGCCAAGGATATAAGCTTCTTTTCAGAGTAagacttcaaatttctttgaacgtctagaaCGTTTACCTCTTCTTCATTAATAGATTTTGCCATcaaggcaaagatagagtcatatTCAGCTACTTCGCTTTCAATGACCATCATGGAAGTATCACCTTGTTCTTCATCTTTCCCAGATTCATTGGAGTaatctccccatgcagcaagagcttgtttcacaacattgtcagCAACATTTTTTCTCTTGAATCTCCTGTCAGGAACCGGATTCCTCTTGGTTGTTTTGTCTATGTTGTGCTTGTACTGGTCTTGCTTGTGGAGAGGACAATCTTTGATGAAATGTTCTGGCTTCCCACATTTATGACAAAAGTCATAGCCTTTTGGTCTACTGAAGCTGCCCCTTATTGGAATGCTTCCATTTCtgcgaaccattttctgaaatctTTTTGTCAGATAAGCCATGTTAGCATCCTCGCCACTTGAGTCATTGTTGTCAGATTTGAGGACCATGTTCTTCTCCTTTTTTGGTTCTCTTCTTTCATGGTCCTTCGTTTTCTTCATTTCATAGGTCTTCAGATTTCctatgagttcatcaatggtcagcTTTTGCAGATCCTTTGCCTCTATGATAGCATTGACTTTGCTTTTCCAGGAACTAGATAATACACTAAGTATTTTCCTGGCAAGTTTGTTCATTGTAATAATCTCTCCTAGAGAATGAAGCTCATTGATGATGGAGGTGAAACGGGTatgcatgtcctgaatggactcatcaTCTTCATCCTGAAGAGACGATACTCAGTGGTGAGCATGTCAATCTTTGACTGCTTGACTTGAGTAGTACCTTCATGTGCGTTTGAAGAGCTTCCCAAATCTCCTTGGCAGATTGACAGGCAGAAATTCTGTCATACTCGTCTGGTCCAATACCACAGACGAAGATCTTTTTTGCTAGAAAAATTTTCTCGATAGCTTTGCGGTCAGCATTGTTGTACTTCTTCCTTGTCTTTGGAGCTGTCACTGCTGTCTTACCAATGGTCTTCATGGGAACGAAAGGACCATCGCAGATGACATCCCAGAGCtctgaatcttcagccatgataaaatcatgcatcttTGTCTTTCACCATCCATAGTATtgtccattgaatcttggtggtctgtaggttgattgaccttcttcaaagtttggtggatCAGCCATGTGGATCTTTCCTAAGTGTTAGCCTTATACAAAGAACctgctttgataccaattgatatAAATTAAGGGTCCACTAAATTGTATAGAGAATTTGGTTCTCTATCAATTCCCACAGAACACATATACACAGCAGTAAGTAAGAGACACAACAGAGTTTTACATGGAAAACTCttagctcacgggattaaaaatcacgacctacactcataggatttcaacttcactaactaagcaaactttagattacaacctattgtaatctatgaattaacctcttaatccatcacctacttgtaataactctattacaagcctctttgtaataactctattccAAAGAACACctttgactaactctagccaaaacACAAACACAAGCTCTATGGTTTTACAAATAATCTCCTACAAAATGCTTCTAAGTAAGCTGAGTAGGAGTTACAAA
Encoded proteins:
- the LOC138908072 gene encoding uncharacterized protein, with amino-acid sequence MHDFIMAEDSELWDVICDGPFVPMKTIGKTAVTAPKTRKKYNNADRKAIEKIFLAKKIFVCGIGPDEYDRISACQSAKEIWEALQTHMKDEDDESIQDMHTRFTSIINELHSLGEIITMNKLARKILSVLSSSWKSKVNAIIEAKDLQKLTIDELIGNLKTYEMKKTKDHERREPKKEKNMVLKSDNNDSSGEDANMAYLTKRFQKMVRRNGSIPIRGSFSRPKGYDFCHKCGKPEHFIKDCPLHKQDQYKHNIDKTTKRNPVPDRRFKRKNVADNVVKQALAAWGDYSNESGKDEEQGDTSMMVIESEVAEYDSIFALMAKSINEEEVNVLDVQRNLKSYSEKKLISLANVLIDAYHNLINDKNVLTVKLGEVEYERDDLIVIVVDLKETIEDLRKEKDDLTKKIENVERERYGLLVVVVDLKETIEELKRENSSGNTQKRKEVASEAHLRLENELKMGVVKRSSRIWNMDNGCSKHRLEALMISFHSKTYKEGVYPLTMAKRDTFWE